A single Prevotella sp. E15-22 DNA region contains:
- a CDS encoding Na/Pi cotransporter family protein, with protein sequence MMLTIFTMLGSLALLMFGMKSMSEALQKMAGPQLRHALGAMTSNRITGLLTGSVVTASVQSSTATTVMTVSFVNAGLLTLAQAISVIMGANIGTTLTAWIMAVTNSFDISIVSYIGFFIGIILIYMKKHRYTGDFLFGLGFLLMGLTTLRLTGQAMNLGENPDVLSFFKSFDMHSYWTIFTFLLLGGVLTFCVQSSAAVMAITMLLCSSGAMPISMGIALVLGENIGTTITSNLAALSANTQARRAALAHMFFNVFGVLWILIVFYWFIDGIEWVVQYVGSEMLDKDMNTIPKKDYLTFVLAAFHTGFNVINACILIWFIPQIEKFVCWVIKPKKVDEEEDFRLHFITAGFMKTPELSVLEAQKEIQAFSNRMQRMFGMVQELLNLSSSERSKEKNNEQDFNKLYTRIEKYEGISDNMELEIAKYLENVSDAHLSDETKGKIRAMLREVSELESIGDACFNMARTINRKYSKKEDHFIEKQYSHLHQMMGLTDQALSQMNKLMSGRKEAYDVNRTFNIENEINNYRNQLKAQNIVDVNNHLYTYAEGTIYIDLVNECEKLGDYVVNVVEARMGTRQREA encoded by the coding sequence ATGATGCTCACGATTTTCACCATGCTCGGTTCACTGGCACTTCTCATGTTTGGTATGAAGTCCATGAGTGAGGCCTTGCAAAAAATGGCCGGCCCGCAGTTGCGTCACGCATTGGGAGCCATGACATCCAATCGCATTACAGGTTTATTAACAGGCTCTGTCGTCACAGCCTCTGTGCAGTCATCAACGGCTACTACCGTGATGACTGTTTCGTTTGTAAACGCCGGCCTGCTCACACTGGCCCAGGCCATCTCGGTCATCATGGGTGCGAATATCGGCACCACACTCACGGCATGGATCATGGCCGTGACCAACTCATTCGACATCAGCATAGTGAGCTATATCGGTTTCTTTATCGGTATCATCCTCATCTACATGAAGAAGCATCGCTACACAGGTGATTTTCTCTTTGGCTTAGGCTTCCTACTAATGGGACTCACCACCCTGCGTCTCACAGGACAGGCCATGAACCTAGGCGAGAATCCCGATGTACTCTCGTTCTTTAAGTCGTTCGACATGCACTCCTACTGGACCATCTTCACCTTCCTCCTGCTAGGAGGTGTATTGACCTTCTGCGTGCAGTCGTCGGCAGCCGTGATGGCCATCACCATGTTACTCTGTAGCAGTGGCGCCATGCCCATCTCCATGGGTATTGCACTGGTGCTGGGCGAGAACATCGGAACCACCATCACCTCGAACCTGGCCGCCCTTTCGGCCAACACGCAAGCCCGCCGAGCAGCACTCGCACACATGTTCTTCAATGTGTTTGGCGTACTTTGGATTCTCATCGTATTCTATTGGTTCATTGACGGTATCGAATGGGTGGTTCAGTATGTAGGCAGCGAAATGCTTGACAAGGACATGAACACGATTCCCAAGAAGGACTACCTCACCTTTGTGCTGGCAGCCTTCCATACGGGTTTCAACGTAATTAATGCCTGCATCCTCATTTGGTTTATCCCACAGATTGAGAAGTTTGTATGCTGGGTTATCAAACCCAAGAAGGTGGACGAGGAGGAGGATTTCCGCCTGCATTTCATTACAGCTGGTTTCATGAAGACCCCCGAACTCTCAGTGCTTGAGGCCCAGAAAGAGATTCAGGCATTCTCCAACCGTATGCAGCGCATGTTTGGCATGGTGCAGGAGTTACTCAACCTGTCGTCGAGCGAGCGCAGTAAGGAGAAGAACAACGAACAGGACTTCAACAAACTCTACACCCGCATTGAGAAATATGAGGGTATTAGCGATAATATGGAACTCGAGATTGCCAAGTACCTTGAGAACGTGAGCGACGCCCACCTGTCTGACGAGACCAAGGGTAAAATCCGTGCCATGTTACGTGAGGTTAGCGAGCTGGAGTCTATTGGTGATGCCTGCTTCAATATGGCCCGCACCATCAATCGCAAATACTCGAAGAAGGAAGACCACTTCATTGAGAAGCAGTATAGTCATCTGCACCAGATGATGGGTCTCACCGACCAGGCACTCTCTCAGATGAACAAGCTCATGAGTGGCCGCAAGGAGGCCTACGATGTGAACCGCACCTTCAACATCGAGAATGAGATCAACAACTACCGCAATCAACTGAAGGCCCAGAACATCGTTGATGTGAACAATCACCTCTACACCTACGCAGAGGGCACTATCTATATCGATCTAGTGAACGAGTGCGAGAAACTGGGCGACTATGTGGTCAACGTCGTCGAAGCCCGCATGGGAACCAGACAACGCGAGGCGTAA
- a CDS encoding nucleoside kinase produces MEKKIEIRCLNDGQKYEVPMGCSLKEAFEQIGLQMTYPPITARVNNKVEGMHFRVYKPKEVEFMDITSPSGQRAYTRTLFFILCKAVHDLYTPCKVAIDIPVSNGYYVDLNIGHPVTLEDAGRIRQRMQEIIDEDLPIHRHETTTEEAIHMFSILHTHSKVKLLKSTGSLYTTFYDIDEYYDYFYGALLTRTSQIYLFGLEKYYDGLLLRIPSVEHPMELGELVMQDKMFSIFKEHHRWQDILGMRTIGDLNEAIDKGFTSKLIQISEALQEKKIGKIADEIANRKGIKLVLIAGPSSSGKTTTCKRLSVQLAVNSIKPVPISLDDYFLDRELTPRDATGDYDFENLHALNLPLLREQMNALFRGEEIELPRYDFPTGKSVKSGRKLRLNEGEVLVVEGIHALNPELMEGVPQEQIYRVYASALTTLLLDNHNYIPTTDNRLLRRIIRDYKYRNVSAQETIRRWPSVRRGENKWIFPYQENADQMFNSAMLFELAVIKSQAEPLLERVPENCPEYAEAYRLRKFLKYIRPIPEDQIPPTSLLREFLGGSSFEY; encoded by the coding sequence ATGGAAAAGAAAATTGAAATAAGGTGTCTGAACGATGGACAGAAGTATGAGGTGCCCATGGGCTGTTCGCTGAAAGAAGCCTTTGAGCAGATAGGCTTGCAGATGACTTATCCTCCTATCACTGCGCGTGTTAATAATAAGGTAGAAGGAATGCATTTCCGCGTGTATAAGCCCAAGGAGGTGGAATTTATGGATATTACCTCGCCTTCGGGTCAGCGCGCCTATACTCGTACGTTGTTCTTTATCCTCTGTAAGGCTGTGCACGACCTGTACACGCCTTGTAAGGTTGCCATTGACATCCCTGTGAGTAATGGCTACTATGTGGATTTGAACATCGGACATCCTGTTACTTTGGAGGATGCAGGCCGCATCCGTCAGCGTATGCAGGAGATTATCGATGAGGATTTGCCTATCCACCGTCATGAAACAACGACAGAGGAGGCCATCCATATGTTCAGTATCCTGCATACCCATTCGAAGGTGAAACTGCTGAAGAGTACGGGCTCGCTCTATACTACGTTTTACGACATAGACGAGTATTACGACTATTTCTATGGTGCTTTGCTCACCCGCACCTCACAAATCTATCTCTTCGGACTGGAGAAATACTATGATGGTCTGCTGTTGCGAATTCCTTCTGTAGAACACCCTATGGAGTTGGGCGAGTTGGTGATGCAGGACAAGATGTTTTCTATCTTCAAGGAACATCATCGCTGGCAGGATATCCTGGGCATGCGCACTATTGGCGACCTGAACGAGGCTATTGATAAGGGCTTTACATCAAAACTCATACAGATTAGTGAGGCTCTGCAGGAGAAAAAGATTGGTAAGATTGCTGATGAGATAGCCAATAGGAAGGGCATTAAGCTGGTGCTGATTGCCGGACCGTCGTCAAGTGGTAAGACCACCACGTGTAAGCGCCTCTCGGTGCAGTTGGCTGTGAATAGCATTAAACCGGTTCCCATCTCGCTCGACGACTATTTCCTGGACCGTGAGCTTACTCCCCGTGATGCCACAGGTGATTACGACTTCGAGAACCTGCACGCCTTGAACCTGCCACTGTTGAGAGAGCAGATGAACGCGTTGTTCCGTGGTGAGGAGATTGAATTGCCACGCTATGACTTCCCCACAGGTAAGAGTGTGAAGAGTGGCAGGAAGTTGCGTCTGAATGAAGGCGAGGTGCTGGTGGTGGAAGGTATCCATGCATTGAATCCTGAGTTAATGGAGGGTGTGCCGCAAGAACAGATCTATCGCGTCTATGCCTCGGCGCTGACCACGCTCCTGTTGGACAACCATAATTATATACCCACTACAGATAATCGCCTGCTGCGTCGTATCATCCGCGACTATAAATATCGCAATGTGTCGGCTCAGGAGACCATCCGCCGCTGGCCTTCTGTGCGTCGTGGTGAGAATAAGTGGATTTTCCCATATCAGGAGAATGCTGACCAAATGTTCAACTCGGCCATGCTGTTTGAGTTGGCCGTTATCAAGAGTCAGGCTGAACCTTTACTTGAACGGGTACCCGAAAATTGCCCCGAATACGCTGAGGCCTACCGCCTACGTAAGTTCCTGAAATACATACGTCCTATACCCGAAGATCAGATCCCGCCAACCTCATTATTACGTGAGTTCTTGGGTGGTTCGTCATTCGAATATTAA
- a CDS encoding DUF4468 domain-containing protein: protein MKKMKMLMLAAILTCGAMSVQAQVMKAADLEKYAKERYGDKWADAAANLAKDLKLDKNESLSYQQVIEVPGKTKQQLYVALNYWVTATFKDKQAITLNDKDAGCIIISSPIEGIADHTGTLNRYVVSITPVIKIDIKEGRVRVTYTVQNYDILKAEAAGWIGGILDNSENRTERQNYYGDGKRLKDDKTDRRLYDEQWEIAKHYPFVEKDNKKRTCSKALVMTHAYSNAIMDKVEEAVKNGIVGNEDEDW, encoded by the coding sequence ATGAAAAAGATGAAAATGTTGATGCTGGCCGCCATCCTGACTTGCGGCGCAATGAGTGTACAGGCACAGGTGATGAAGGCAGCTGACCTGGAGAAGTATGCCAAGGAGAGATATGGCGATAAATGGGCTGATGCTGCTGCTAACCTGGCTAAGGACCTGAAGTTGGACAAGAACGAGTCACTGTCGTACCAACAGGTGATTGAGGTTCCTGGAAAGACCAAGCAGCAGTTGTATGTGGCACTGAACTATTGGGTGACGGCCACATTTAAGGACAAGCAGGCCATCACCCTGAACGACAAGGACGCAGGCTGTATCATCATCTCGAGTCCTATTGAAGGCATTGCCGATCATACAGGTACGCTGAACCGCTATGTGGTGAGCATCACGCCAGTGATTAAGATAGACATCAAGGAAGGGCGTGTGCGCGTGACCTATACCGTGCAGAACTATGACATTCTGAAGGCAGAGGCTGCTGGATGGATAGGGGGAATCCTCGATAATAGTGAGAATCGTACGGAGCGCCAGAATTACTATGGTGACGGCAAGCGTCTGAAGGACGACAAGACAGACCGCCGCCTGTATGATGAGCAGTGGGAGATAGCCAAGCACTATCCCTTTGTGGAAAAAGACAACAAGAAACGCACGTGTTCGAAGGCTTTGGTGATGACACATGCCTACTCGAACGCCATCATGGATAAGGTGGAAGAGGCCGTGAAGAACGGTATTGTAGGAAACGAAGACGAGGACTGGTAA
- a CDS encoding alpha-N-arabinofuranosidase, protein MKKIILTTAIALTVAASVSAAENVKATVHADRAGAKINREIYGQFSEHLGTCIYGGLWVGEDSKIPNIKGYRKDVFEALKALKVPVLRWPGGCFADDYHWMDGIGPKDQRPSLRNNNWGGTIEDNSFGTHEFLNLCEMLDCEPYISGNVGSGTVKEMAQWVEYMTSDGDTPMARLRRQNGREKAWHVKYFGIGNEAWGCGGNMTPEYYSDEFRKFNTYLRDYTGNKLYRIGSGASDYDYKWTEVLMDKIGNRMQGVSLHYYTCSGWDGPKGSATKFNTDQYYWALGKCLEIEDVIKRHKAIMDEKDPKNTVGLLVDEWGTWWDEEPGTISGHLYQQNALRDAFVASLSLNVFHKYTDRVKMANIAQVVNVLQSMILTDQEGTGHMVLTPTYHVFKMYTPFQEATYLPVDLPTETIQVSKAYFQEKEGAKDAGYRPCPMLSASAAKTTDGSLVLAITNVSLDKAQTIDFNIEGYQAKSVKGEILTSKKVDDFNDFQHPEVVSPKPFTDAKLKKNTVTVQVPAKSIVVLNIK, encoded by the coding sequence ATGAAGAAAATAATTCTAACCACAGCCATTGCGCTGACTGTCGCCGCGAGTGTGTCGGCAGCAGAAAATGTGAAGGCAACGGTTCACGCCGATAGGGCGGGAGCCAAGATTAACCGCGAGATCTACGGTCAGTTCTCAGAGCATCTGGGTACGTGTATCTATGGTGGTCTCTGGGTAGGTGAAGACTCGAAGATTCCCAATATCAAGGGCTATCGAAAGGATGTGTTCGAGGCACTGAAGGCTTTGAAGGTGCCTGTGCTGCGCTGGCCGGGAGGCTGTTTTGCTGACGACTATCACTGGATGGACGGCATCGGACCAAAGGACCAGCGCCCATCGCTACGCAACAACAACTGGGGCGGTACCATCGAGGACAACTCGTTTGGTACGCATGAGTTCCTGAACCTTTGTGAGATGCTGGACTGCGAGCCATATATCAGTGGCAACGTGGGCAGTGGCACGGTGAAGGAGATGGCCCAGTGGGTGGAGTATATGACGAGCGACGGTGATACGCCCATGGCCCGTCTGCGTCGTCAAAATGGTCGCGAGAAGGCTTGGCACGTGAAGTACTTCGGTATTGGTAACGAGGCTTGGGGCTGCGGTGGTAACATGACGCCAGAGTACTACTCGGACGAGTTCCGTAAGTTCAACACCTATTTGCGCGACTATACGGGCAACAAACTCTATCGCATTGGTAGTGGTGCCAGTGACTACGACTATAAGTGGACGGAGGTACTGATGGATAAGATTGGTAACCGCATGCAGGGCGTCAGTCTGCATTACTATACCTGTTCTGGTTGGGATGGTCCTAAGGGTTCGGCAACGAAGTTTAATACCGATCAGTATTACTGGGCACTGGGTAAGTGCTTGGAGATTGAGGATGTTATCAAGCGCCACAAGGCCATCATGGACGAGAAGGATCCGAAGAATACCGTGGGACTGCTCGTTGACGAGTGGGGCACATGGTGGGACGAGGAACCTGGCACCATCAGCGGTCACCTATATCAGCAGAATGCTCTGCGTGACGCCTTTGTGGCTTCGCTGTCGCTGAACGTCTTCCATAAGTATACCGACCGCGTGAAAATGGCAAATATCGCTCAGGTGGTGAACGTGCTGCAGTCGATGATACTCACCGACCAGGAGGGTACAGGTCATATGGTGCTCACACCAACTTATCATGTCTTTAAGATGTATACTCCGTTCCAAGAGGCTACCTATCTGCCTGTTGATCTGCCCACAGAGACCATTCAGGTGAGTAAGGCATACTTCCAGGAGAAAGAGGGTGCTAAGGATGCTGGCTATCGTCCATGTCCCATGCTCTCGGCCTCGGCAGCCAAGACCACTGATGGCAGTCTGGTTCTGGCCATCACGAACGTGAGTCTTGACAAAGCCCAGACGATTGATTTCAATATTGAAGGCTATCAGGCCAAGAGTGTGAAGGGCGAGATTCTTACCTCGAAGAAGGTGGATGACTTCAATGACTTCCAGCATCCGGAGGTTGTGTCGCCTAAGCCCTTTACTGATGCTAAACTGAAGAAGAATACGGTGACGGTGCAGGTGCCTGCGAAGTCGATTGTGGTTCTGAATATCAAATAA
- a CDS encoding MalY/PatB family protein, protein MKYNFDEIVNRRGTGCVKWDEMPREDMIPLWVADMDFKAAPAIQNAIRKRAEHGVFAYTLVEEPYYEAVISWFQRRHHWTIRREEILYTTGVVPGMSVAIKALTMPGEKVLILSPDYNCFFSSIRNNGCEVLETCLVRRDDNRFEVDWQDFETKCADEKTTVFLLCNPHNPTGRVWTKEELGRMNDICMRYGVKVVSDEIHCELVMPGHTFQPFAAVSDACRENSVILNSPSKSFNIAGLQTANIICAQPEWRRRLDRAININEVCDLNPFGPVALMAAYNESEDWIDELNAYLWGNYQAICEFAAKHLPQWKMLPLEGTYLPWIDITATGLSAQAYADLLMKEAKVWVNPGTMYGPQSGEGYIRLNMACPRALLMEALRRVAENVH, encoded by the coding sequence ATGAAATATAATTTTGATGAAATCGTAAACCGACGCGGCACTGGCTGTGTGAAGTGGGATGAAATGCCCCGTGAGGATATGATTCCTCTGTGGGTGGCCGACATGGACTTCAAGGCTGCGCCTGCCATTCAGAATGCTATCCGCAAACGTGCTGAGCATGGCGTGTTTGCCTATACATTAGTAGAAGAACCCTATTACGAGGCTGTCATCTCGTGGTTCCAACGTCGTCATCACTGGACCATCCGTCGTGAGGAGATCCTCTATACGACGGGTGTGGTGCCAGGAATGAGTGTGGCAATCAAGGCCCTGACGATGCCTGGCGAGAAGGTGCTTATCCTGTCGCCCGACTATAATTGTTTCTTCTCGAGTATCCGTAACAATGGCTGCGAGGTGCTGGAGACGTGTCTGGTGCGGCGTGATGATAACCGCTTCGAGGTGGATTGGCAGGACTTTGAGACGAAGTGTGCCGACGAGAAAACCACGGTGTTCCTGCTGTGTAACCCTCATAATCCCACGGGACGTGTGTGGACGAAAGAGGAACTTGGCAGGATGAACGACATCTGCATGAGGTATGGTGTCAAGGTGGTAAGCGATGAGATTCACTGCGAGCTGGTGATGCCTGGACATACGTTCCAACCCTTTGCGGCGGTTAGTGATGCATGTCGTGAGAACAGTGTCATCCTGAACTCGCCTTCTAAGTCGTTTAATATCGCCGGTCTGCAAACAGCAAATATCATTTGTGCACAACCGGAATGGCGTCGCCGACTGGATCGTGCTATTAATATTAATGAGGTGTGCGACCTGAATCCTTTCGGTCCTGTGGCACTGATGGCTGCCTATAACGAGAGTGAGGACTGGATTGACGAGTTGAATGCCTATCTGTGGGGCAACTACCAGGCTATCTGTGAGTTTGCAGCCAAACATCTTCCCCAATGGAAGATGTTGCCTTTGGAAGGTACCTATCTGCCATGGATTGACATTACAGCTACCGGACTCAGTGCTCAGGCATATGCCGACCTGCTGATGAAGGAGGCAAAGGTATGGGTGAACCCAGGAACGATGTATGGTCCACAGAGTGGCGAAGGTTATATCCGATTGAACATGGCCTGCCCAAGGGCGTTGCTGATGGAGGCGCTGAGAAGAGTGGCGGAGAATGTACATTGA
- a CDS encoding NAD-dependent deacylase produces MKKKIVVLTGAGMSVESGLRTFRDADGLWEEYPVAKVATHEGWEADPTLVTNFYNMLRKKCWNAKPNDGHKLVAALEEKYDVTVVTQNVDNLHEQAGSSKVIHLHGELMKVCSSRDVDNPYFQQTLTPDNCEIAPGTKAGDGSLLRPFIVFFGEAVPLISVAAEEAQTADIFIVIGTSLNVYPAAGLLHYVRPGTPIYLIDPNPINAGSSVKQIQKGASEGMRELSEILMK; encoded by the coding sequence ATGAAGAAGAAGATTGTTGTTTTGACGGGTGCAGGCATGTCCGTAGAGAGTGGCTTGCGCACCTTCCGCGATGCCGACGGGCTGTGGGAGGAGTATCCTGTGGCAAAGGTAGCCACCCATGAGGGATGGGAGGCCGACCCCACATTGGTCACCAACTTCTATAATATGCTGCGCAAGAAATGCTGGAATGCGAAACCCAACGATGGTCATAAGCTGGTGGCCGCCCTGGAAGAGAAATACGATGTCACCGTAGTCACCCAGAATGTTGACAACCTGCACGAGCAGGCTGGCTCATCAAAGGTCATCCATCTGCATGGCGAGTTGATGAAGGTCTGCTCCAGCCGCGATGTGGACAATCCCTATTTCCAACAGACACTCACCCCCGACAACTGCGAGATCGCACCTGGCACCAAGGCCGGCGACGGTTCCCTGCTCCGTCCATTCATCGTGTTCTTCGGCGAGGCAGTGCCCTTAATCAGCGTGGCTGCCGAGGAGGCTCAGACGGCCGACATCTTTATTGTCATTGGTACCAGTCTTAACGTCTACCCCGCTGCCGGACTCCTTCACTACGTACGCCCTGGCACGCCCATCTATCTCATCGACCCCAACCCCATCAATGCCGGCTCCAGCGTCAAGCAGATACAGAAAGGCGCCAGCGAGGGCATGCGCGAGTTGAGTGAGATCTTAATGAAATAA
- a CDS encoding DUF3737 family protein, which translates to MDIIKNQHFEGERPLFESHNLRLEDVTIGDGESAIKECTNIEAEDCHFWGKYPFWHVHGFKINRCQFDEGARSALWYSDHLEMKDTRIDGPKMFREMHDIKLENVVINDADETFWRCQNIEAKNLTLHEGTYPFMFCDNVKIDGLKSDSKYVFQYCKNVELTNANIVTKDSFWECENITICNSVLDGEYLAWHSKNVRLVNCHLAGEQLLCYAENLVLENCTFDKACDRVFEYSNVRADIRGHIENIKNPSSGYIVADSIGSVTIDKNVKAPNDCVIETRQ; encoded by the coding sequence ATGGATATCATAAAGAATCAACATTTTGAGGGCGAGCGCCCTTTGTTTGAGTCACACAACCTGCGATTGGAAGATGTGACTATTGGAGATGGTGAAAGTGCCATCAAGGAGTGTACAAATATTGAGGCTGAGGACTGTCATTTCTGGGGGAAATACCCTTTTTGGCATGTGCACGGTTTCAAGATTAACCGTTGCCAGTTTGACGAAGGTGCACGCTCTGCCTTGTGGTACAGCGATCACTTGGAGATGAAAGACACACGGATTGACGGTCCGAAGATGTTTCGTGAGATGCACGACATCAAGTTGGAGAATGTGGTGATTAACGATGCTGACGAGACCTTCTGGCGCTGCCAGAATATTGAGGCGAAGAACCTGACGCTGCACGAAGGAACCTATCCGTTTATGTTTTGCGACAATGTGAAGATTGACGGTTTAAAGAGTGATTCGAAGTATGTGTTCCAGTATTGTAAGAACGTGGAACTGACAAATGCCAACATCGTGACGAAGGACTCGTTCTGGGAATGCGAGAATATCACCATTTGTAACTCTGTGCTCGACGGTGAGTATCTGGCTTGGCACTCGAAGAATGTGCGACTGGTGAACTGTCATCTGGCAGGTGAGCAGTTGCTGTGCTATGCCGAGAATCTGGTGCTTGAGAACTGCACGTTTGACAAGGCTTGCGACCGCGTGTTTGAGTATAGCAATGTGCGTGCCGATATCCGTGGACATATTGAGAACATCAAGAATCCCAGTAGTGGATATATCGTGGCAGATTCTATCGGTAGTGTCACCATTGACAAGAATGTGAAGGCACCGAATGACTGCGTGATTGAGACAAGACAATGA
- a CDS encoding OPT family oligopeptide transporter — translation MEEMKTQLPENAFRELKDGEQYEPLMSPQGQYPEVNGWSVTWGVLMAMLFSAAAAYLGLKVGQVFEAAIPIAIIAVGVSTAARRSKALGENVIIQSIGACSGAVVAGAIFTLPAIYILQAKYPDMAASFLQVFMASALGGILGILFLIPFRKYFVSEMHGKYPFPEATATTQVLVSGSKGGDQAKPLLLAGLVGGLYDFIVATFGWWNETVTSRMIGWGEVLADKTKLVFKCNTSAAVLGLGYIIGLKYAMYICLGSVAVWWLIVPGMALIFGDQTLSLGGVEATTAVNAMSAEEIFKTYARSIGIGGIAMAGIIGIIRSWSIIRNAVGLAAKEMKGGKGAAMTSQRTERDLSFKFIGIASITALVITFVFFWLGVMHNLLFAVVAILLVTVIAFLFTTVAANAIAIVGSNPVSGMTLMTLILASVVMAAVGLNGSGGMLAALIMGGVVCTALSMAGCFITDLKIGYWLGSTPRKQQQWKFLGTLVSAATVGGVMMLLNQTYGFDPNQEGHLVAPQANAMAAVIEPMMNGAGAPWLLYGIGALLAIVLTWLKIPALAFALGMFIPLDLNIPLLVGGAINWYVTTRSKDKTVNEKRGEKGTLIASGFIAGGALMGVVSALLRFGGFNPVSDEWLANPLSEFCALVAYILLMCYFIWATRTKKA, via the coding sequence ATGGAAGAAATGAAAACGCAACTGCCCGAGAATGCGTTTCGGGAGTTGAAAGACGGTGAACAGTATGAGCCGTTGATGTCGCCACAGGGTCAGTATCCTGAGGTGAATGGCTGGTCGGTAACCTGGGGCGTGCTGATGGCAATGCTCTTCTCGGCTGCTGCTGCCTATCTGGGACTGAAGGTGGGACAGGTGTTCGAAGCTGCTATCCCTATTGCAATCATTGCTGTGGGTGTGTCGACAGCCGCACGTCGTTCAAAGGCCTTGGGCGAGAATGTTATCATCCAGTCTATTGGTGCCTGCTCGGGTGCTGTGGTGGCTGGTGCTATCTTCACACTGCCCGCCATCTATATCCTGCAGGCGAAGTATCCTGATATGGCGGCCTCGTTCCTACAGGTGTTTATGGCCTCGGCCCTGGGCGGTATCCTGGGTATCCTCTTCCTGATTCCTTTCCGTAAGTATTTCGTAAGTGAGATGCACGGCAAGTATCCTTTCCCCGAGGCTACAGCCACTACGCAGGTGCTGGTGAGTGGTTCGAAGGGTGGCGATCAGGCCAAGCCCTTGCTGCTGGCAGGACTGGTGGGCGGTCTCTATGACTTCATCGTGGCTACCTTTGGCTGGTGGAACGAGACTGTGACGAGTCGTATGATTGGCTGGGGCGAGGTGCTGGCCGACAAGACGAAGCTGGTGTTTAAGTGTAATACGTCGGCAGCTGTGCTGGGCTTGGGCTATATCATCGGACTGAAATATGCTATGTATATCTGTCTGGGTTCAGTGGCTGTATGGTGGCTCATCGTGCCTGGTATGGCACTGATCTTCGGCGACCAGACACTGAGTCTGGGCGGTGTGGAGGCTACAACAGCCGTGAACGCCATGTCGGCCGAGGAGATTTTCAAGACCTATGCCCGTAGCATTGGTATCGGTGGCATTGCCATGGCTGGCATCATTGGCATCATCCGTTCGTGGAGCATTATCAGAAATGCCGTGGGACTGGCTGCCAAGGAGATGAAAGGCGGAAAGGGTGCTGCGATGACATCGCAACGAACAGAACGCGACCTGTCGTTTAAGTTTATTGGCATCGCATCGATCACAGCTCTGGTAATCACTTTCGTGTTCTTCTGGCTGGGCGTAATGCACAACCTGCTGTTTGCGGTGGTGGCCATCCTGCTGGTGACGGTGATTGCCTTCCTCTTTACAACGGTGGCTGCCAATGCCATTGCAATTGTGGGTTCGAACCCTGTGTCGGGCATGACACTGATGACTCTGATCTTGGCTTCGGTGGTGATGGCTGCTGTGGGTCTGAATGGCTCTGGTGGTATGCTGGCAGCACTGATTATGGGTGGCGTGGTATGTACGGCCTTGTCGATGGCTGGCTGTTTTATCACCGACCTGAAGATTGGCTATTGGTTGGGCTCAACTCCCAGAAAGCAACAGCAGTGGAAGTTCCTGGGTACGCTGGTGAGTGCCGCTACCGTGGGTGGCGTGATGATGTTGCTGAACCAGACCTATGGCTTTGATCCCAACCAGGAGGGACATTTGGTGGCTCCGCAGGCAAATGCCATGGCCGCTGTCATTGAACCCATGATGAATGGTGCAGGTGCACCCTGGCTGCTCTATGGCATTGGTGCCTTGCTGGCCATTGTACTCACATGGCTGAAGATTCCAGCCCTGGCCTTCGCATTGGGTATGTTCATTCCCTTGGATCTGAATATCCCCTTGCTGGTGGGCGGTGCCATCAACTGGTATGTCACTACACGCTCGAAGGATAAGACCGTGAACGAGAAACGTGGCGAGAAAGGTACACTCATTGCTTCGGGCTTCATCGCCGGTGGCGCGTTGATGGGTGTGGTGAGTGCGCTGTTGCGCTTCGGTGGATTCAATCCCGTGAGCGACGAGTGGCTGGCCAATCCGCTGTCGGAGTTCTGCGCTCTTGTGGCCTATATCCTGTTGATGTGCTACTTCATCTGGGCTACACGCACTAAGAAAGCATAA